The genomic stretch AGGCCAGCCGCAAGCGGTTCGCCGAGGAGCTGGCGGAGGCCGTGCCGGGCGTGCGGATCGTGGCGGTGGACACGCCGACGGCCGCCTGCAAGGACGCCGACATCGTGATGAGCGCCACGACCTCGGGGCGGCCGTTGATGGAGGCGTCCGACTTCGCGCCGGGCGTCTTCGTCTGCGGACTGGGCCAGCGAGAGGTTGCGCCGGACGCCTTCGCCACCTTCGAGAAGGTGGTGGTGGACGACTGGGAGCAGGTGCGCCACCTCTCGGACTTCCGCGCGATGGCCGCCGGCGGCCACTTCGACCGCGACCGCCTCTACGGCGAGTTGCCCGAGATCGTGGTCGGGGCGAAACCGGGCCGCGAGCATCCGTCCGAGCGCATCCTGACGCGGACCGAGGGGCTGGTCACGCAGGATATCGCCGTGTCGCACTGGCTGTACCAGGAGGCGGTGCGCCAGGGCCGAGGGCTGCGCCTGCCGTAGACCAGAATTGCTGCAAGCTGTTGAGCATGGCGCTCGATCTCGCCTGGCATCATCCTGACGCCGTTGGCGCGCGGTGAGATGCGCTCGAAGGGTGGTCCAACCTGCCGAGCTCTGTACCTCAGCGTCAGCGTGAAGTGGCCGACTGGCGAAGGGCGATGGGCGGCCTGATCGTCGAACTCGGTGTCTACGGCTCGCTCCGTCGCACTCGCTGCGCGCCCATCAGCAGGTCGTCCATCTGCTCGGGCGCCACGGTCGGCGTCGGGAGCGGTTCGCACGGCGCTGGCTGGGCGCGCAAGCCTTGCAGCATGATGGCGAGGTAGCGACGCCAGAGGTCAGGCGCGGCGTCGCGGCCCGGGGCTGGGCCGGTCCGCTTGGGCAACCTGCCGCACAGGGAGTCACCAGCACGATGCAATCGCGAAGCGCCCGCCGACTCGGCTCGCTCGAAGTCTCGGCGCTGGGCCTGGGCTGCATGAACTTCAGTTGGGCGTACGGCCCGCGCACGGAGAAGTCCACCGCTGTCGGATTGATTCGGGCAGCCTATGAGCGCGGCGTGACGTTGTTCGACACGGCCGAAGTGTACGGCCCGCTCGTCAACGAGGAGATCGTCGGCGAGGCAGTCGCCCCCTTCCGCGACAAGGTCGTGATCGCAACCAAGTTTGGGTTCAACATCGACCCGGAGACGGGTTCGTTCCGCGGCTCGCTCAATAGTCGTCCAGAGCACATCAAGCGGGCCGCCGAGTTCGCGCTCAGGCGCCTGAAGACCGACGTGATCGACCTCTACTATCAGCACCGCGTCAATCCGAGCGTGCCAATTGAGGACGTGGCCGGCGCGGTGAAGGACCTGATCGCAGAGGGAAAGGTCCGGCATTTCGGCCTGTCCGAGGCCGGCGGCGCAACGATTCGCCGCGCACACACAGTCCAGCCGGTCACCGCCGTCCAGAATGAGTACTCTCTCTGGTCGCGCGATCCGGAGATCGAGGTACTCGCGACGTGCGAAGAGTTCGGGATCGGGTTCGTGCCGTGGAGCCCGCTCGGCATGGGGCACTTGACGGGCACCCTCACCGCCTCCTCAACGTTCACGCCCGGCTCAGATCTACGATCGGGGTTCCCCCGGTTCACGCCGGAGGCGCTTGGTGCGAATCGACCGATCGTGGACCTGCCGCGGCAGGTGGGCGAACGCAACGGCGCGACGCCCGGGCAGGTGGCGCTGGCCTAGCTGCTGGTTCAGAAGCCGTGGATCGTGCCGATTCCAGGAACCACCCAACTCCCTCACCTTGAGGAGGATCTCGGCGCGCTCAGCGTCGGGCTGTCGCCCGACGACCTGCGGGAGATCGAGCTCGGACTTTCAAGCATCCAGGTGCACGGCGCGCGCTCGACCGCATCGCTCCTCGCGATGACCGACGATGGGGCCAAGTTGGGCACGAGCTCGGCCGGCGTGCACGGCATGTCCCCGCTGCCGGCTCAATCCGCCCCGTAGGCTCGGCCCAACGTCAGGAGGGATCCGCGACCTGGAAACGAGATTCGGGAACGCGAGCACCCAGGGGCCAGCGGCGGGACATCGAGTGTCTGGGCAGAAGGCAGCGGCACTGGAAACCAGACAGCGCGCCACGGGACCGCGTCAAGGCCCTCTTCGGCCGCTACCTCAAACGCATGGCGGAATCCGACGCTCCTGCACTGGACCCGGCGGCTGACGCCGCCTGGCTCAGAATGACTTCTGACCATCTATCGCATGTCGCACCGGGGGCGGCGAAGTTCGCTGCCCGGCCGGTCCGGGCAGGCGTTCTTCCTTGACCGTCTCGCGCGGACCGTGTAGATTGCATGCATCATGCAACCATGCGCGTAAGGTCAGGCCATGCTGCTCGACATCTCTCGCACCACTGACGTTGCAGCGGCCCCGGCTTCGGCCTGGGCGCTGTACCGCGATCTTCCCCGCCTCGTGACCCTCCTGCCGGCCGTCTCCGACTTCAGGCCGCTCGAACCAGACAAGAAGTATGCGGCCAACGTCTCCGAGAAGCTGGGTCCGTTCAAGCTGAGCGTCCCCGTCGAGATCGAGCTGCAGACCGTCGAGGAGCCGAAGCGAATCGTGGCGGCGCTCACGGGTGCGGACAGCCGGGGGCAAGCCCGCGTCAAAGGCACCCTCGAAGGGACCATCGAGCCGCTCGGGGATGACCGCGTCCGCCTCACCATGAGCATGCAACTGGAAGTGCTCGGCAAGCTGGCGACCCTCGGCGCGATGCCGATGCGCCGGCGCGCCGACGAGATCTTCACCGACTTCGTGCGCCGCATCGACGCGGAGCTGACCGGCCCTGGCGCCGCCTCGTAAGGATCGCGCTGATGACGACCTCCTCCCCCGACGCCGGCTCCGACCTGAGCGGCTCGACGCTGACGATCTCGACTCGCATCAACGGGCGGGACGAGACGCTCCAGATCGCCCCCAACGAGACGCTGGCCGAAGTCCTGCGTGACCGTCTCGGGCTGACCGGCACCAAAGTCTCGTGCGACGTCCAGGTCTGCGGGGCCTGCACCGTCCTGGTGGACGGCCTGCCGGTGAGCGCCTGCACCTTCCTGGCCTACGAGACGCGCGGGCGTGACGTGCTGACCGTCGAGGGGCTGGCCCCCGCGCCCGGCCAGTACCACCCCCTGCAACAGGCGTTCATCGAGCTGAACGCCTTCCAGTGCGGCTTCTGCACGCCGGGCATGCTGCTCTCGGCGAAGAGCCTGCTCGACTACAACCCCGCCCCCTCCACCCACGAGATCAAGGAGTACATGGAGGGCAACCTCTGCCGCTGCACCGGGTATATTCCGATCCTGGCGGCCATCGGACGGGCGCGCGACATCATGGCGCGCGAGGCCAGCCAGGGCACCGGCGGCCAGCCAGCAGACGGAACGGGGACGGGGAGGTAGCCACACCATGCCGACCTTCCTGCCCCCGTTCACCATCCAGCAGCCCGCCAGCCTGGACGAGGCGTCGCAACTGCTGCTCGACGGCGGCGACGATGCCCGTGCCTACGCTGGCGGCACCGAACTGCTGCTGGTCATGAAGCATGGCGGCCTCCAGTACGGCAGCCTGATCGACATCAAGACGATCCCCGGCCTGGGAACTATCGAGGTCTCGGATGGCGCGCTGCGGATCGGGGCGCTGGCGACCCACCTGGCCGTCGAGCGCTCGCCGCTGATCCGT from Chloroflexota bacterium encodes the following:
- a CDS encoding SRPBCC family protein yields the protein MLLDISRTTDVAAAPASAWALYRDLPRLVTLLPAVSDFRPLEPDKKYAANVSEKLGPFKLSVPVEIELQTVEEPKRIVAALTGADSRGQARVKGTLEGTIEPLGDDRVRLTMSMQLEVLGKLATLGAMPMRRRADEIFTDFVRRIDAELTGPGAAS
- a CDS encoding (2Fe-2S)-binding protein, with the protein product MTTSSPDAGSDLSGSTLTISTRINGRDETLQIAPNETLAEVLRDRLGLTGTKVSCDVQVCGACTVLVDGLPVSACTFLAYETRGRDVLTVEGLAPAPGQYHPLQQAFIELNAFQCGFCTPGMLLSAKSLLDYNPAPSTHEIKEYMEGNLCRCTGYIPILAAIGRARDIMAREASQGTGGQPADGTGTGR